The following nucleotide sequence is from Flavimarina sp. Hel_I_48.
CCTTTGAGTTCCGAATGTTTGGCGAGGATTATCTAAAATTCAGGCATTTCCTGATCCCCAATAGTTTTGTGCACGTTCGTGTTTTTATCAAAGAAGGCTGGACCAACAGGGATACAGGCAAAAAAGGCGATCCCCGTATTCAGTTCAACAACTTTATGCAGTTGCAGGATTCTATGGAAACCTTTGGCAAAAAACTTACCATAAACCTGGATCTCAAAGATGTGCAGGAAGATCGAATCAATATGCTTCGCGAAATTTTACTGAATCACCGGGGTGATCAAAACCTGTATTTTTATGTATTTGATACAAAGGAAAAAATGTCCTTGCAAATGCCCAGCCGTAAAAAGAAAGTGAAAATCTGTAATGAATTACTGACACAGCTAAAACAGAAAAACCTGAATTATAAGTTGAATTAATCCCCTTATCCCCCGGAAGGGGAACAAAAATGGTCTAAAACCTGACTATTTTAGACCATTTTTCACCTGTTTTAAAGCCAAATTAGGCAGTTTTCTAGTAGTCACTATTGGTTACAAAGGCAATATGTTTGCTGTCGCTTGACCAACTAGGTACATTGATAGTGCCCTGGCCACCGTAGATATAGGCAATGATGTTTGGCGTTCCGCCACTTATGGGCATTAGTCGCAGGGTGCAGTGCTTATAAAAAGGATGATCTCCTGAGGGAACATCTTTTGAGAACGATAGAAAGGCGATCCATTTTCCATCTGGAGAAATATGTGGAAACCAATCGTTATAATTTTTATCAAAAGTGAGTTGTTCGGGACTGCTTCCATCGCTATTCATTCGCCAGAGCTGCATTGCTCCCGTACGGTTAGAATTGAAATATATATGTTTTCCATCTGGAGCATATTCTGAACCGTCATCCAGACCCTTTGTATCTGTAAGTTGTGTTTCTTTTTGACTCTTGACATCAATAGCATAGATATCATATTTTTCATTGCGCCACCCGGTAAAAAGCAAGGTGTTCTTATCTGGCGAGATACTGTGCAAATAAGAGTTACCTACTCCATCCTTAGTGATTTTTCGCGGAAGTGAATCCCCTTTTGAGTTCATTAAATAAATGGAAGAATCCTCATTGTCTTTCGGATTATGGTTACTAATACCTATTAGGTTTTCATCAAAAGAAAAAACATGATCGTTGTTGTTATTTGTGGCAAAACCGGTATTGATCTGATGCACGGTATTAGTCTCAAAATTATAACGGTACAAAAACCCATTGCTGTTATAAACAAGCTCCCTATCAGCGTTTACCCAGTTGGGCGCCTGAAGGGAATGTGCTGATTGAAATAGGATTTTACGCTGACCTGTTTCTACATTCATTGTTTCCATATTGCTGCCCAGGTAGTATTGATAGGCAACTTTAGACGGCGGCATAGGTTTAATGATGCGTACGTTGTTAAATATGGCTTTAGCCATGGCATTTTCGTCATGCGCACAAACAAAAAGCCCCACAAAAACC
It contains:
- a CDS encoding TolB family protein — translated: MKNYNVTFLISLALFSSISHLWSQSGNSSLSEFGIFENQANIGDPVTDGMVAYDTKNQTYTISGSGTNLWGEQDEFQYLYKSIQGDFILRAQVEFLNKTGDPHRKIGWSIRDNLSGNAKHVSAVVHADGLASLQYRKEAGSVTGEVKSTDSLPNVIQLERRGDTYYMSTAKWGEAFTTVEIGKIGLRNEVFVGLFVCAHDENAMAKAIFNNVRIIKPMPPSKVAYQYYLGSNMETMNVETGQRKILFQSAHSLQAPNWVNADRELVYNSNGFLYRYNFETNTVHQINTGFATNNNNDHVFSFDENLIGISNHNPKDNEDSSIYLMNSKGDSLPRKITKDGVGNSYLHSISPDKNTLLFTGWRNEKYDIYAIDVKSQKETQLTDTKGLDDGSEYAPDGKHIYFNSNRTGAMQLWRMNSDGSSPEQLTFDKNYNDWFPHISPDGKWIAFLSFSKDVPSGDHPFYKHCTLRLMPISGGTPNIIAYIYGGQGTINVPSWSSDSKHIAFVTNSDY